GGATGGGAGTGGGGTGCGTTGAGGCCGTCAGTGGCTATGTCGACTCTGTTCATCGAGATGCCTAGTGTGTTGAGGGCTGGGAATGCAAGAACATTGCCATAGACCACACTGCTGCCGTTGGAGTTGTAGGTGTCTCCCTCTCGGGCCAGGCCATCGAAGAAGAAGTCGTTTGAGGTGACGTTTGAGGCCGGTTTGCAGGGGAAGCCGTTCATGGAGACCGGGGCTTGGAGATCGGCAATGCAGAAGTCCTGCAAGGGGTCAGGATCTGAGGAGAGAGAGGGGAGTGGTGATGAGAGGAGGAGTGCGGAGAAGAGTAGGGTTAGGGTTGATTTGTGAGCGAGTGTGGATGACATGGTTGAGGTGGTGTTTTTGTGTGTTGGTGGagagtttgattggtttatATAGGCCAACTAAAGTCATCAAATGGGAAAGTTGAACCATTggttttaatttggagtataatTGGGTGTTGAATTTGCATGGTGCATGGAAAggagttataaatattgatCACCAGCCTACCCATTTCTCCTCTTCTTAGAGATATATTGTAACATGGGGTGTATTCAGTCAATCATAATTgtaaaaagagagaaaatatgtaATGAATTGGACATGCCGCATGGTAATATATTTGGGCTACTAAATTTCTATTCCTCCTTTGCATCTTGTTACACATAGATAAGGGTCTATCCAAGGAAATGAACCAAACCGCAAACTATTTAGAGCTCATCTCAAAAACtcgttggatctttgtttggTGAAGCTCGTAAGCTAAACAAACTTAACTCGTTAACTCGTAAATAAACCTTTTAAATGATACCGTATACAATTATATTTCATtcaacaattaataaaataattgtatcAAATAGGAGTATgtagtatttgtttttatttactgtagatgcaatttctatttttaaaagaaagtAATTAATATTTGAATCGTAAAAGTCGTCCAACTTCATTAATATTGGCTGATTGCCTCCGACTTTGACTGGAAGTCTAGACAGTCACTGTCTCACTGACCTTTACTAATTCTTAACCCAAATTGAAGATTTTTCCACTACGTTTTTCCTATGAGATTAAATTCTCTCACATCAAGCTCCCTCAGTTCGTTTTCTTTTCAACTTTCAATATTTGAATAttgtcataaaaaaataaatatttgatgGCAAAATTTCAATGTTTGAaggttgtaaaaaaaataaaaatttgatggtataatatatagtaattcacctacaaaaaatttattttttaaaacacaaaaatatagACGCAATtagaaattttttgaaaaataaccaCAATTTAGAACGTAAAAGAAGGTATCCCTAAATCAAAGAGAAATTATcctaatcttttatttttctagtGCGCTTCCATTTGTATCCCATAATTTTAATTGGAATCTTAGtggtatatttagaaatataaattattgtttcgtaattatattaaaaatatcagcCATTCGTTTTTTATAGTTTCATATACACAAAATTCCAAGTGTCCAACTTAATTGACTTGCTAGATTTATTACATCTAATTAGTCTTCATTAAATCCCGTGGATATAAAATACTCTAAATTGATTCCAACTTTATTATAGTCGAATAGGAAATAACCTAGCAATTGTATCGAAAATAGCCCAAGTTCAACGTGAATTGATTCGAaatctatatttatatttcaaatcCTGTGTTTCCAAACATAGAATGTCTCTTTCATGGCAGACCGTTAATTCAGTTATTTCCTCCCAAATAATTCTACCTGAAAGAAACCGAAACAGAGCCCACCACCATCAAACTTCAACCTCATTAACAACTATTCCTTCATCACGTAGAAACACCAAAACGCCCATCTGAgaagagggagggagagagagagaggtcaCGAGATCACTCGCCAGCACGTCTCGTGATCCTATCCAATCCCCACTCCCAAATCATGCCGATCGAGCTACTCAAATGGCTGTGGGAGCAGCCCCTCGCCTCCTTCCCCAATTCCCTCCGCAACTCCATCGTCCAATGCTTCATGATCGTCCTCCTCTTCATCGACCGCCTCCTCTCCTTCGTCTCCACCGAGTTCGCCCGCCTCTTCGGCCTCCGCCAGCCCTGCCTCCTCTGCCCCCGCCGCCCTGCTGACCTCTACTACGACGACTCCATCTGCGACGCCCACAAGCGCCACGTCTCCTCCCTCGGCTTCTGCGCCGTCCACTCCAAGCTCTCCGACATCCGCTCCATGTGCCACGTCTGCATTGTCTCCTTCGCCACCGAGAAGGATTCCGACTGCGACAAGTATAAGGCCGTCGCCGCCATCCTCAACAAGGACATTGACCGGATTGTGGATGACGACCGCCGCGCTGCCCTGCTCCGCCGCCTTAAGAAGGATGACGACGATAAGGGAGCGGGAGCCGATCCCAATTTGTGGTGCTCTTGCTGCGGGGAGCCCCTCAAGCTCAGGGCTTCCAAGAAGTTTCTCAGGAGTTTGTCGACCAGGTCCCCAGTTTCGTCTCCAAGGCTGTCGTGGCTGGCCAATAAGAACGATGAGACGCCTCGGTCGAGGTACCTGGAGCTGGAGGCGCCAAAGAATGATGCAGCACTCACACCATTCTTGCAAGACGACCCTAACAGAACTCCTAAATGGCAGATGAGCAGGAGCAGCAAGAAACTAAATTTTGACAAAGTGGATTCTCCTGTTATGCCCTTGGACATAATAAGCCCTCTCAACGAGGTGGACAGCAACGTTCTCACTCGTCTCAAGCAGCAAGCAAATCTCGACCATGACTCCCTCATGGCGATGTACATGGAGCTGGACAACGAGAGGAGCGCTGCTGCTGTGGCCGCCAACAATGCAATGGCTATGATCACTCGGATCCAGCAGGAGAAGGCAGCTATCCAGATGGAAGCGCTTCAGTACCAGAGGATGATGGAGGAGCAGGCAGAGTACGACGAGGAGGCCTTGGACTTCATGAGAGACATGCTGATCACCAATGAAGATGACGTCAAAGCTCTCGAGTCTGAGCTTGAGGCCTACAGGGTGAAATACGGGCCTATCGGGAAGTATGGTAGCGACGTTTGTGAATTTGATACTGATGAGGATTTCACGGAGATGTAGTCTCACTCGTCGTGTTTAAGTGAGAAATTGTCAGACATGGTGGTGCAATGATTGACATGTTCAGGTCACGGGCGCTTTCCTTGCAGGCTGGACGAGCCAGAAGGCAGCTTTTCCTTCTGACCATGCAAAACCTAGATATATAGTCTTATGATGATAGGCAGTATGCAGTAAATGAAAATGGTGATGTGCACACCACATATGCAAAGTTTAGGGTTTTTACATGCTTTTGACTATCTGTGTAGCTATGAATGAAGACATAGATAGTAAAGAAGGGCATATAATGCTAATAGCTAGTTTATATGTCTTTTTAGCTAGAGAACAGAAAAGGGCTCTTACATTACAATGTAAACTACTAAAGGATCCATCTTATTTTTACTGGAATCATTTCAAAAGACAAACTAATGGAACTCAGATTCAATACGTTTTGTCAAGATGCAATAAGATTCAATAAAACAGATATCCTGGTGATAACAATTGTGAAATTCCTATTAAATCTGTAGGTAAAATCAGTTCTTCCATTCATAATCTACGTT
This portion of the Salvia splendens isolate huo1 chromosome 10, SspV2, whole genome shotgun sequence genome encodes:
- the LOC121751356 gene encoding germin-like protein subfamily T member 1, with protein sequence MSSTLAHKSTLTLLFSALLLSSPLPSLSSDPDPLQDFCIADLQAPVSMNGFPCKPASNVTSNDFFFDGLAREGDTYNSNGSSVVYGNVLAFPALNTLGISMNRVDIATDGLNAPHSHPRATEVGIVAQGKLLVGMISTSNVLYSKNLTAGEMFVVPRGLVHFQMNVGEESALIYTAFNSHLPGTVFVSSNLFGSRPSLPDDVLMKAFQVNKTVIDQINSKFG
- the LOC121751484 gene encoding probable myosin-binding protein 6 encodes the protein MPIELLKWLWEQPLASFPNSLRNSIVQCFMIVLLFIDRLLSFVSTEFARLFGLRQPCLLCPRRPADLYYDDSICDAHKRHVSSLGFCAVHSKLSDIRSMCHVCIVSFATEKDSDCDKYKAVAAILNKDIDRIVDDDRRAALLRRLKKDDDDKGAGADPNLWCSCCGEPLKLRASKKFLRSLSTRSPVSSPRLSWLANKNDETPRSRYLELEAPKNDAALTPFLQDDPNRTPKWQMSRSSKKLNFDKVDSPVMPLDIISPLNEVDSNVLTRLKQQANLDHDSLMAMYMELDNERSAAAVAANNAMAMITRIQQEKAAIQMEALQYQRMMEEQAEYDEEALDFMRDMLITNEDDVKALESELEAYRVKYGPIGKYGSDVCEFDTDEDFTEM